The DNA window TTTGAAGCCAAGACGTTTTCTTCGCAAGTAAATCGCAGGAGGAGCTCATGACTCTGAAGTCCAAACTCCGCTACATGCTGTTGACCTTCATCGCGGCTATGGTGCTGGGCGTTGGTGGCGCTCACGCCGGGGCGTTCGACTCCGACGACGACGCCATGGACGACCAGGAGACCGCCGATGAGTGGGCGGACTTCGAGGAAGAGACCGATGATGAATGGGGTGAGCCGGACGACGATGAGGACGACGGCTGGTAATTGCCACACCCCAGGCTGATGGCGAGAGCCGGGTCCCGTGCAGCGGGGCCCGGTTTTTTTCGGTAGGGTGTGCGTATACGCTGCCAAGCTTGCACTCTCCGGGCGAACCCACCATGACCACTGCCGCCACGACAACCCCTTACCGCCCTGGTAGCGGCGCAGCCAGTCGCCTGCCCACCCTGGATGTGCTACGCGGGGTGGCCGTGCTGGGCATCCTGCTGATGAATATCCAGTCCTTCGGACTGATTTCCAGCAAATATGCCAACCCCAAGGCCCTGGGCGATCCCCCGCCCCTGGACTGGCTTGTCTGGCTGATCAGTCACCTGGTGGCGGACGAGAAGTTCATCTCCATGCTCACCATCCTGTTCGGGGCCGGACTGTTATTGATGGCGCAGCGCAGTCGCGCACCGGCCGCCGAATTCGAGGCGGTCTTCCGGCGGCGGATGTACTGGTTGTTCCTGTTCGGGTTGGCCCATGGGCTGTTGGTGTGGCCGGGGGATATCCTTGCGGCCTACGCGGTGTGCGGGCTGATTGTCATGCACTTCCGCCATTTGAGCGTGGCCCGTTGGCTGCTGGCCAGCGTGGTGCTGTTCGCGGCGGTCATGCTGCTCTGGGCTCTGATCAGCGCGGTGCTGATGTTCCTGTTGCCCACCGACACCCTGGATTCCCTGGCCGCGCGCTACTGGACACCCAGCGCCTCTGCAGTGGCCTCGGAGGTGGACCGGCTGACCCACGACTGGGTGAGCGCCTTCGGTGAGCGGCTGATCAACGCGGTCGGGGCGCAGGTCTGGATGCTCGGCACGGACCGGCTCTGGCGAATGACTGCCATGATGTTCCTGGGGATGGCGCTGTTGCAGTTGGGTTTCCTGTCCGGGCGCTGGTCCATGCGGGCCTATGCCTGGGTGGCAGCACTGGGGCTCGGGATGGGCGTACCGGTGGTATTGCTCGGGGTCTGGTTCAACGAGGCGGTGGATTGGGATTTCGCCTATTCGCTGTTCCTGGGGCGAATCTTCAACCACTGGGGCAGTGTGGCGATCTGCCTGGCCTGGCTGGCCATCGGGATCATGCTGGTGAAAAGCGGTGCCTTGCAGCGCACGCTGCGCGCCCTGCAGGCGGTAGGGAGCATGGCGCTGACCAACTACCTGGGCCAGTCGCTGATCTGTGGCGCCATCTTTTATGGTTTCGGGCTCGGGCTATTCTCCCAGCTGAGTCACGTCGAGCTCCTGGGCTTGGTGGTGGCGATCTGGGCCTTTCAGATCGTTTTTTCCCTGCTCTGGCAACGTTACCTGGGGCGGGGGCCCTTCGAGCGGGTCTGGCGGCACGTCTCCCGACCCCGGTGATGCCCCGTCGCGTGCCCGGCACGGGTGGTTCAGGCGTTGAACACCACCCGGCCCAGGCCGCTGAGGTCGTAGCCGTGCATCTCCTCGGCATGGGCCTGTAGTCGCGGGTTGGCCGCGAACCGCATCAGGGCCTGTACGGCGGGCTCGAAATAGCTGCGCCGGCGCATGGCCAGATCGAAACACTCCCAGTGCAGCGGGATGAACGTCAGGTCGTGGCGGCGGGCGGCGGCTTCCACCGCCAGGCCGGCATCCGCCTCCCCCTGATGCACCGAGAGGGCCAGGTCGTCCTCGGTGAGGGCCGGGTGGGGGGTGAGGTTGAGTCGGGCGCGGTCCAGCCCCTCGCGCTGCAGCAGCCAGCGGAACAGGGTGTCCGCGCCGGCCTCCGGCTGCCGGTGGGCAACGCGCAGGTCCGGGCGAGCCAGGTCGGCGATCCCCTGGATGCCCCGGGGGTTTGCGGGCGCCACCAGAAGGCCCTGCCGCCGCCTTGCCCAGCGCAGGATGACCAGGTCGCGCATTCCGCCCAGCCCCAGCCTGCCGGGCACGTTGTAGCCCCCGCTTTCCGGGTCCAGGATGTGCATCCCCGCCACCATGGCATCGCCCTCCAGCAGCCGCCGGGTACCGTCGCCGCTGCCCTGGCAGAGGGTGGCCAGGCCGGCGCCGGACTCGCGCAGGGCCCAGTCCAGCAGGGGATCCTGGCTGCCCGCCACGATCGGCGGCACCGCCCGGGTGCTGCGCTGATCCCCCTCCAGGTGGTTCATGATCCACAGGTCAATTACCTCCCTCGGGAAGAGCAGTTTGCCGGTCACCTTGGTGCAGGGGATCAGGCCCTGACTCACCAGGTCGTAGACCTTGCGCGGTTTCAGGCGCAGGTAGGCGGCTACTTCGGAGGTGGTGAGATAGTAGTGAGGGGTGGGGGCGTCGTTTAGTTGCATAAAGTTGTTCTAATTTCTTCACGCCCAGCAGTCAAGTCATTTCACCGCGACAATGTGCCTATATTCCTGGGGGTGAGAATAGGGTATGCAAGAAAACGCCTTCGCGGCCGCCTTCGAACTGATCATCGGGATGGACCCGGTGCTGCTCGGCATCGTCAGCCTGTCGCTGCAGGTCTCGCTGACGGCCGTGCTGGTGGCCAGCGTGGTCGCCCTGCCTCTGGGTGCGGTGGTGGCGCTTTGGCGGTTTCCGGGACGCGGTTTCATTGTCGTAGTGCTCAACGCTTTCATGGGGCTGCCCCCGGTGGTGGCGGGGCTCATGGTCTATCTGATGCTCTCCCGGGCGGGGCCACTGGGGCAGTTCGGGCTGCTGTTTACCCCCACGGCGATGGTGATCGCCCAGGTGGTGCTGGTGCTGCCCATCATTGCCGCCCTCTCCCGCCAGGTCATCGAGGATCTGTGGCAGGAGTACGGCGAGCAGTTGGGTTCCCTGGGGGTCTCCAGGGCCAGGGCCATCCCCACGCTGCTGTGGGATGCCCGCTTCAGCCTGATCACCGTGGTACTGGCCGGTTTCGGGCGGGCCAGTGCCGAAGTGGGGGCGGTGCTGATCGTCGGCGGCAACATCGACGGAGTGACCCGGGTGATGACCACTGCCATCGCATTGGAGACCAACCGCGGCAACCTGGCTCTGGCACTGGGCCTGGGCATTATCCTTTTGACCCTGGTGGCCATCGTCAACGGCGTGGCCTTTCTGGTCAGTGAAGTGGCCAAGCGACGGGAGGCCTGAGCATGCTGCAGACGGTGTCGGAACCGAAGAGCGCGTCCACGGTGGCCCCCGATTCGGGGGATTCGACCCTGCTGCCGCTGGAGCTGAAGGGGGTCGGCTTTCGGCACCGCGGGCAGCAGCTGCTGCAGGGGATCGATCTG is part of the Alkalispirillum mobile genome and encodes:
- a CDS encoding ABC transporter permease, producing MQENAFAAAFELIIGMDPVLLGIVSLSLQVSLTAVLVASVVALPLGAVVALWRFPGRGFIVVVLNAFMGLPPVVAGLMVYLMLSRAGPLGQFGLLFTPTAMVIAQVVLVLPIIAALSRQVIEDLWQEYGEQLGSLGVSRARAIPTLLWDARFSLITVVLAGFGRASAEVGAVLIVGGNIDGVTRVMTTAIALETNRGNLALALGLGIILLTLVAIVNGVAFLVSEVAKRREA
- a CDS encoding DUF418 domain-containing protein, giving the protein MTTAATTTPYRPGSGAASRLPTLDVLRGVAVLGILLMNIQSFGLISSKYANPKALGDPPPLDWLVWLISHLVADEKFISMLTILFGAGLLLMAQRSRAPAAEFEAVFRRRMYWLFLFGLAHGLLVWPGDILAAYAVCGLIVMHFRHLSVARWLLASVVLFAAVMLLWALISAVLMFLLPTDTLDSLAARYWTPSASAVASEVDRLTHDWVSAFGERLINAVGAQVWMLGTDRLWRMTAMMFLGMALLQLGFLSGRWSMRAYAWVAALGLGMGVPVVLLGVWFNEAVDWDFAYSLFLGRIFNHWGSVAICLAWLAIGIMLVKSGALQRTLRALQAVGSMALTNYLGQSLICGAIFYGFGLGLFSQLSHVELLGLVVAIWAFQIVFSLLWQRYLGRGPFERVWRHVSRPR
- a CDS encoding helix-turn-helix transcriptional regulator produces the protein MQLNDAPTPHYYLTTSEVAAYLRLKPRKVYDLVSQGLIPCTKVTGKLLFPREVIDLWIMNHLEGDQRSTRAVPPIVAGSQDPLLDWALRESGAGLATLCQGSGDGTRRLLEGDAMVAGMHILDPESGGYNVPGRLGLGGMRDLVILRWARRRQGLLVAPANPRGIQGIADLARPDLRVAHRQPEAGADTLFRWLLQREGLDRARLNLTPHPALTEDDLALSVHQGEADAGLAVEAAARRHDLTFIPLHWECFDLAMRRRSYFEPAVQALMRFAANPRLQAHAEEMHGYDLSGLGRVVFNA